One Leucoraja erinacea ecotype New England chromosome 3, Leri_hhj_1, whole genome shotgun sequence genomic window carries:
- the LOC129695774 gene encoding uncharacterized protein LOC129695774: protein MLFADDAAVVSQQELQSLLDRFYQACKDFGLTISLKKTNVLGQDTEAPLVITIDDYELDAVHQFTYLGSTITANLSLDTNIDKRIGKAATTLARLTTRVWTNPKLTAKTKIAAYDACVISTLLYGSETWTTYARQERRLNTFHLRSIRCILGISWQGKVSNAKILSRTGLPSMYTLLRQRKLRRLGHVHRMEDVRIPKGILYGELISGRRTIGRPQLRYKDVSKRVMKALNIDVESWENLAADRTRWRGTLNQHLKTGEEKLLNAAADMWARGNERGNFNKPETTHKWDFCHRGCHSHIGLFSHKRHCSS from the coding sequence ATGCTGTTTGCCGATGACGCCGCAGTTGTGtcccagcaggaactacagtcactgtTGGACCGCTTCTATCAGGCATGCAAGGACTTcgggctgaccatcagcctgaagaagacgaaCGTCTTGGGGCAGGATACCGAGGCACCGCTtgtcatcaccatcgacgactacgaacttgatgccgtccatcagttcacgtacctcggctccaccatcaccgccaacctctccttggacacaaatattgataagaggatcgggaaggcagctacaactctcgctcgcctcacaactcgagtgtggaccaacccaaagctgacagcgaagacaaagatagcagccTACGATGCCTGTGTCATCAGCACGCTGCTATatggcagtgagacatggactacatatgctagacaggagagaagactcaacaccttccacctgagaagcatccgcTGTATCCTGGGAATATCCTGGCAAGGCAAAGTGTCCAACGCCAAGATCCTGTCTCGcactggccttcccagtatgtacactctactcaggcagcgcaAACTGCGgaggctgggccatgtccaccgcatggaggatgtCCGTATTCCAAAAggcatcctctatggagagctgatatctgggaggagaaccatcggccgcccccagctacgttacaaggatgtcaGCAAGAGAGTTATGAAGGCGCTCAACAttgatgtggagtcctgggagaaccttgcagctgaccgcaccaggtggagaggtaccctgaaccaacatctcaaaacgggggaagagaaactgttgaatgCAGCGGCAGACATGTGGGCACGCGGAAATGAGCgcggcaacttcaacaaaccagagaccacgcACAAATGGGActtttgccacagaggctgtcactcccacattggtctcttcagccacaagcgacactGCTCCAGCTGA